Proteins from a single region of Sphingomonas swuensis:
- the phaR gene encoding polyhydroxyalkanoate synthesis repressor PhaR — MTEARAKITIKKYANRRLYDTESSTYVTLDRLAQMIREGRDFVVLDARSGEDITHQVLTQIIVEEEARGGATMLPASFLRQVIGLYGNSMQTMVPQYLDAAMANFSKNQASFKEAFGSNLFADLAKRQLALFEQSAKAFSGVVPPRPEPAPAKDEDVASLKAELEALRAKVDRLAR; from the coding sequence ATGACTGAGGCCCGTGCCAAGATCACGATCAAGAAATATGCCAATCGCCGGCTCTACGACACCGAAAGCTCGACCTATGTGACGCTCGACCGGCTGGCGCAGATGATCCGCGAGGGCCGCGACTTCGTCGTGCTCGACGCGAGGTCGGGCGAGGACATCACCCACCAGGTGCTGACCCAGATCATCGTCGAGGAAGAGGCACGGGGCGGCGCAACCATGCTTCCGGCAAGCTTCCTTCGCCAGGTCATCGGCCTCTACGGCAATTCGATGCAGACCATGGTCCCGCAATATCTCGACGCCGCGATGGCAAATTTCTCCAAGAATCAGGCCTCCTTCAAGGAAGCCTTCGGGAGCAATCTGTTCGCCGACCTCGCCAAGCGCCAGCTTGCCTTGTTCGAGCAGAGTGCCAAGGCGTTCAGCGGGGTCGTGCCCCCGCGACCCGAGCCCGCGCCGGCCAAGGACGAGGACGTCGCCAGCCTCAAGGCCGAGCTCGAGGCGCTCCGCGCCAAGGTCGACCGGCTGGCGCGCTGA
- the glmU gene encoding bifunctional UDP-N-acetylglucosamine diphosphorylase/glucosamine-1-phosphate N-acetyltransferase GlmU translates to MNPLAVVILAAGQGTRMRSDLHKVLHPLAGRPMLQHLLGTVDGLGAERVVVVVGTGREQLEAALAGHELTLAVQAEQKGTGHAVQQARAALDGFDGTVLILYGDTPCIAADTLTAMRQRLEAADQPGVVVLASSPEDPAAYGRVILGEGDRIARMVEYKDASPDERAVRLCNSGMMAVRSADLFRWLGQVGNDNAAGEYYLPDVVMVAAAEGRHSVAVECAPWQTAGINSRAELALVEREWQGRRRAEALAGGATLIDPETVWFSADTELGRDVLIEPNVFFGPGVRIADGAIVRGFSHLQGCSIGSGAEVGPFARLRPGAELGDRSKVGNFVEMKKARLGAGAKVNHLSYIGDADVGAKANIGAGTITCNYDGFFKYRTVIGDGAFIGSNSSLVAPVSVGKGAIVGAGSVVTRDVEGDALGVTRADQKQLSGWAARFRERQSAKKSGQ, encoded by the coding sequence ATGAATCCGCTTGCCGTCGTCATCCTCGCTGCCGGTCAGGGCACCCGCATGCGCTCCGACCTGCACAAGGTCCTTCATCCGCTCGCCGGTCGGCCGATGCTCCAGCACCTGCTCGGCACCGTCGACGGGCTCGGCGCCGAGCGCGTCGTGGTGGTCGTCGGCACGGGCCGCGAGCAGCTCGAGGCGGCGCTTGCCGGACACGAGCTGACGCTCGCGGTCCAGGCCGAGCAGAAGGGCACCGGCCACGCCGTCCAGCAGGCGCGGGCGGCGCTCGACGGCTTCGACGGCACCGTCCTCATCCTCTACGGAGACACCCCCTGCATCGCCGCCGACACGCTCACCGCGATGCGCCAGCGGCTCGAGGCGGCGGACCAGCCCGGAGTCGTGGTTCTCGCCTCCAGTCCCGAGGATCCCGCCGCCTATGGCCGGGTGATCCTCGGCGAGGGCGACCGGATCGCGCGCATGGTCGAATATAAGGACGCCAGCCCGGACGAGCGCGCCGTGCGGCTGTGCAACAGCGGGATGATGGCGGTCCGCTCGGCCGACCTGTTCCGCTGGCTCGGCCAGGTCGGCAACGACAATGCCGCGGGCGAATATTACCTTCCCGACGTCGTCATGGTCGCCGCCGCCGAGGGCCGCCACAGCGTCGCGGTCGAGTGCGCGCCGTGGCAGACCGCCGGGATCAATAGCCGTGCCGAGCTCGCCCTGGTCGAGCGCGAATGGCAGGGCCGGCGCCGGGCCGAGGCGCTCGCCGGCGGGGCGACCCTGATCGATCCCGAGACCGTCTGGTTCAGCGCCGACACCGAGCTTGGCCGTGACGTGCTGATCGAGCCCAACGTCTTCTTCGGTCCCGGAGTCCGGATCGCCGACGGCGCGATCGTCCGCGGCTTCTCGCACCTCCAGGGCTGCAGTATCGGGAGCGGCGCCGAGGTCGGCCCCTTCGCCCGGCTCCGTCCCGGCGCCGAGCTCGGCGACAGGTCCAAGGTCGGCAATTTCGTCGAGATGAAGAAGGCGCGGCTCGGCGCGGGGGCCAAGGTCAATCACCTCAGCTACATCGGCGATGCCGACGTGGGCGCGAAGGCCAACATCGGCGCGGGCACCATTACCTGCAACTACGACGGCTTCTTCAAATACCGCACTGTGATCGGCGACGGCGCCTTCATCGGCTCCAACTCCTCGCTGGTCGCGCCGGTCAGCGTCGGCAAGGGCGCGATCGTCGGTGCCGGCTCGGTCGTCACCCGCGACGTCGAAGGCGACGCGCTTGGAGTCACCCGGGCCGACCAGAAGCAGCTCTCCGGCTGGGCAGCCCGCTTCCGCGAACGCCAGTCGGCCAAGAAGAGCGGGCAATAA
- a CDS encoding DUF7668 domain-containing protein translates to MLQRDDYEHPVPEPWRSKFKEIACAFATDDFQLRNACVEGVEPVERGIADHIASNVAAYGEPLAPLNDATWERSVYRWMNGYWQVLVDLTTEGEPVSDLTLHARLDEPDGCYLTIESVHVP, encoded by the coding sequence ATGTTGCAGAGGGACGACTACGAGCACCCGGTGCCCGAGCCGTGGCGCTCGAAGTTCAAGGAGATTGCCTGTGCCTTCGCGACTGACGATTTCCAACTGCGGAATGCGTGCGTCGAAGGGGTTGAGCCTGTCGAACGAGGCATAGCCGACCACATCGCTTCGAACGTGGCTGCCTACGGTGAGCCGCTGGCACCGCTCAATGACGCCACTTGGGAGCGTTCAGTTTATCGGTGGATGAATGGTTATTGGCAGGTGCTCGTCGACCTTACTACCGAGGGAGAGCCCGTGAGCGACCTCACGCTTCATGCGAGGCTCGATGAGCCTGATGGTTGCTATTTGACGATTGAATCCGTTCACGTCCCGTGA
- the purB gene encoding adenylosuccinate lyase, with protein MIARYSRPAMTAIWAAENRFRIWWDIEVFAAEAMGEIGMIPSEDAAKIVEAHGRGVIDPVDVPAIDAIEAVTKHDVIAFLTWAGEKLGPERRWLHQGMTSSDVLDTALAVQLAQASDILIEDHKQLLAVLERRAFEHKLTPTIGRSHGIHAEPVTFGLKLAQAHAEFARNLVRLEAARAEIATCAISGAVGTFANIDPRVEAHVAKRLGLTPEPTSTQVIPRDRHAMFFATLGVIASSIERLATEIRHLQRTEVLEAEEYFSPGQKGSSAMPHKRNPVLTENLTGLARMVRSAVTPALENVALWHERDISHSSVERYIGPDATITLDFALARLTGVIDKLLVYPERMQKNLDRMGGLVHSQRVLLALTQAGLSREDAYAKVQRNAMKVWESDGALSLLDLLKADPEVTALLPPEKLEESFDLGYHFRQVDTIFERVFGRR; from the coding sequence ATGATCGCGCGCTATTCCCGCCCCGCCATGACCGCCATCTGGGCGGCCGAGAACCGCTTCAGGATCTGGTGGGACATCGAGGTGTTCGCCGCCGAGGCGATGGGCGAGATCGGGATGATCCCCTCCGAGGACGCCGCCAAGATCGTGGAGGCGCATGGCCGCGGGGTGATCGATCCGGTCGACGTGCCGGCGATCGACGCGATCGAGGCGGTCACCAAGCATGACGTCATCGCCTTCCTGACCTGGGCCGGCGAGAAGCTCGGGCCCGAGCGGCGTTGGCTCCACCAGGGCATGACCAGCTCGGACGTGCTCGACACCGCGCTGGCGGTGCAGCTGGCGCAGGCCTCGGACATCCTCATCGAGGACCATAAGCAACTGCTCGCGGTGCTCGAGCGGCGCGCCTTTGAGCACAAGCTGACCCCGACCATCGGCCGAAGCCACGGCATCCACGCCGAGCCGGTCACCTTCGGCCTCAAGCTCGCCCAGGCCCATGCCGAGTTCGCCCGCAACCTCGTCCGGCTCGAGGCGGCGCGGGCGGAGATCGCGACCTGCGCCATCTCGGGCGCGGTCGGCACCTTCGCCAACATCGATCCGAGGGTCGAGGCGCATGTCGCGAAGCGCCTCGGCCTGACCCCCGAGCCGACCTCGACCCAGGTCATCCCGCGCGACCGGCATGCGATGTTCTTCGCGACGCTCGGTGTCATCGCCTCCTCGATCGAGCGGCTGGCGACCGAGATCCGCCACCTTCAGCGCACCGAGGTGCTCGAAGCCGAGGAATATTTCTCGCCCGGGCAGAAGGGCTCGAGCGCGATGCCGCACAAGCGCAATCCGGTGCTGACCGAAAATCTCACCGGCCTTGCCCGGATGGTCCGCAGCGCGGTCACTCCTGCGCTCGAGAATGTCGCTCTGTGGCACGAGCGGGACATCAGCCACTCCTCGGTCGAGCGTTACATCGGCCCCGACGCGACGATCACCCTCGACTTCGCGCTGGCGCGGCTGACCGGGGTGATCGACAAGCTGCTGGTCTATCCCGAGCGGATGCAGAAGAACCTCGACCGGATGGGCGGGCTGGTCCACTCGCAGCGGGTGCTGCTGGCGCTGACCCAGGCAGGCCTGAGCCGCGAGGACGCCTATGCCAAGGTCCAGCGCAATGCGATGAAGGTGTGGGAGTCGGACGGGGCGCTGAGCCTGCTCGACCTGCTCAAGGCCGATCCCGAGGTCACCGCCTTGCTGCCGCCGGAAAAGCTCGAGGAAAGCTTCGACCTCGGCTACCACTTCCGCCAGGTCGACACGATCTTCGAGCGGGTGTTCGGCCGCCGCTAA
- a CDS encoding cation:proton antiporter: MPSRRAPFSSGCGFRADCRRCWRAKACSTTQTGLTLFRFAVAATLSGTFALDAAVGSFVMLAVGGVLVGSAIGSAWVLLIRRIEDQTLIVTSATLLCWAAYLAGEAIHVSGVIATVTAGLIFGWYQHVTMSARVRLQGSAFWRTMIFSLEALVFILIGFSLRSIVERAGGIEAVTTTMAAPLVGIILAVIGARFVYVFASDGLLRLLRRLGVKRARPLGGAQATVLAWTGMRGVVTLAVALTLPEQMPGRDLMLIAGFAVILVTVLVQGGSLGRLIKGVGLEDRDSLPPMSLAEAEAAIARAKLQAAEARAYDSDGQLIHPQLLDMYQSRARATERYAREPDGFMKGIQTHFEVMLAAIATGRAELIRLHREGQIEDEVLHDLERDLDLEELGILFQRGEQLDLR, translated from the coding sequence ATGCCGTCTCGGCGCGCGCCATTCTCCAGCGGGTGCGGCTTCCGCGCCGACTGCAGGCGCTGCTGGAGGGCGAAAGCCTGCTCAACGACGCAAACGGGGCTGACGCTGTTCCGTTTCGCCGTCGCCGCGACGCTGAGTGGCACCTTCGCACTGGACGCGGCGGTCGGAAGCTTCGTCATGCTCGCAGTCGGCGGAGTGTTGGTCGGCTCGGCCATCGGCAGCGCCTGGGTGCTGCTGATCCGCCGGATCGAGGATCAGACGCTGATCGTCACCAGCGCGACCCTGTTGTGCTGGGCCGCCTATCTGGCGGGCGAGGCGATCCACGTTTCGGGCGTCATCGCCACCGTCACTGCCGGACTGATCTTCGGCTGGTACCAGCATGTCACCATGAGCGCGCGGGTCCGCCTGCAGGGCAGCGCCTTCTGGCGAACGATGATCTTCAGCCTGGAGGCGCTGGTCTTCATCCTGATCGGCTTCTCGCTCCGCAGCATCGTCGAGCGCGCGGGCGGGATCGAGGCGGTGACGACCACCATGGCGGCGCCCCTCGTCGGGATCATCCTCGCCGTCATTGGCGCGCGTTTCGTCTACGTCTTCGCAAGCGACGGGCTTCTCCGCCTGCTTCGTCGCCTGGGGGTGAAGCGGGCGAGGCCTCTCGGCGGCGCACAGGCCACCGTGCTCGCCTGGACCGGGATGCGCGGCGTGGTCACGCTGGCGGTGGCGCTGACCCTGCCCGAGCAGATGCCCGGCCGCGACCTGATGCTGATCGCCGGCTTCGCCGTCATCCTGGTGACCGTGCTGGTACAGGGCGGCAGCCTTGGCCGGCTGATCAAGGGCGTCGGGCTTGAGGATCGCGACTCACTGCCGCCGATGAGCCTCGCCGAGGCCGAGGCGGCGATCGCCCGTGCCAAGCTGCAGGCGGCGGAGGCCCGGGCCTATGACAGCGACGGCCAGCTCATCCATCCGCAATTGCTCGACATGTACCAGAGCCGGGCCCGGGCGACCGAGCGCTATGCGCGCGAGCCGGACGGCTTCATGAAGGGCATCCAGACCCACTTCGAGGTCATGCTCGCCGCCATTGCGACCGGTCGCGCGGAGCTCATCCGGCTGCACCGCGAAGGCCAGATCGAGGACGAGGTGCTGCACGACCTCGAGCGCGACCTCGACCTCGAGGAACTCGGCATCCTGTTCCAGCGCGGCGAGCAGCTCGACCTTCGCTGA
- a CDS encoding ABC-F family ATP-binding cassette domain-containing protein, with the protein MLTINRITMRLGGRTILDRATATIRPKSRVGLIGRNGAGKSTLMKVMIGQLEADDGEIEMPKRTRLGYIAQEAPSGDATPFETVLAADTERAELMIAAEDYSDMDRLGDVHERLLAIDAYGAPSRASKILLGLGFDEEMQARPLDSYSGGWKMRVALAALLFSEPDILLLDEPSNHLDLEATLWLENFLKDYAGTLVVISHERDLLNNVVDTILHVEGGRLAQYAGGYDDFERQRAERAAQLAAAKASQDAQRARLQDYIARNSARASTAKQAQSRAKMLAKMQPIAAMADDPSLSFAFPSPSELKPPLITLEMAAVGYSETPILRKLNLRIDPDDRIALLGRNGNGKTTLARLLAAQLAPMEGGMVATGKMRVGYFTQYQVEELHGDETPLMHMSRAMEGQSPAAVRAQLGRFGFSGDKATTVTNKLSGGERARLALALITREAPHLLILDEPTNHLDVDAREALVQALNDYDGAVILISHDRHMVELTADRLVLVDDGRAVDYAGSIEDYIDFVLGRNQPKAETKPKAANGKSREDAKALRKAASEAEQESLKLAEQRSALDRAMFDPTGADPQLAKLSMGELSKRRAKVAEALERAEAKWLELSEQLEKEAA; encoded by the coding sequence ATGCTGACCATCAATCGAATCACGATGCGCCTTGGCGGGCGGACGATCCTCGACCGCGCGACCGCGACCATCCGCCCGAAGAGCCGCGTCGGGCTGATCGGCCGCAACGGGGCGGGCAAGTCGACCCTGATGAAGGTGATGATCGGCCAACTCGAGGCCGACGACGGCGAGATCGAGATGCCAAAGCGCACCCGCCTTGGCTATATCGCGCAGGAAGCGCCGAGTGGCGATGCGACCCCGTTCGAGACCGTCCTCGCGGCCGACACCGAACGCGCCGAACTGATGATCGCCGCCGAGGACTACAGCGACATGGATCGCCTCGGCGACGTCCACGAGCGCCTGCTCGCGATCGACGCTTATGGCGCGCCCTCGCGGGCCTCGAAGATCCTGCTCGGCCTCGGCTTCGACGAGGAGATGCAGGCGCGCCCGCTCGACAGCTATTCGGGCGGCTGGAAGATGCGCGTCGCGCTTGCCGCCCTGCTTTTCTCCGAGCCCGACATCCTGCTGCTCGACGAGCCCTCGAACCACCTCGATCTCGAAGCGACCCTGTGGCTCGAGAACTTCCTCAAGGACTATGCGGGAACGCTGGTGGTCATCAGCCACGAGCGCGACCTTCTCAACAACGTCGTCGACACCATCCTTCACGTCGAGGGTGGACGCCTCGCGCAATATGCCGGCGGCTATGACGATTTCGAGCGACAGCGGGCCGAGCGCGCCGCTCAGCTCGCCGCGGCCAAGGCCAGCCAGGACGCACAGCGCGCGCGGCTCCAGGACTATATCGCGCGCAACTCGGCCCGGGCCTCGACCGCCAAGCAGGCACAAAGCCGGGCCAAGATGCTGGCCAAGATGCAGCCGATTGCGGCGATGGCCGACGATCCCTCGCTCAGCTTTGCCTTCCCCTCGCCCAGCGAGCTCAAGCCGCCGCTGATCACGCTCGAGATGGCGGCGGTCGGCTACAGCGAGACGCCGATCCTGCGGAAGCTCAACCTCCGCATCGATCCCGACGACCGGATCGCGCTGCTTGGCCGCAACGGCAACGGCAAGACCACGCTCGCCCGGCTGCTCGCCGCGCAGCTCGCTCCGATGGAAGGCGGGATGGTTGCGACCGGCAAGATGCGGGTGGGTTATTTCACCCAGTATCAGGTCGAGGAATTGCACGGCGACGAGACCCCGCTGATGCACATGAGCCGGGCGATGGAGGGGCAGTCACCCGCCGCCGTCCGCGCGCAGCTCGGCCGCTTCGGCTTCTCCGGTGACAAGGCGACGACCGTCACCAACAAGCTGTCGGGCGGCGAGCGGGCGCGGTTGGCGCTGGCGCTCATCACCCGCGAGGCTCCGCACCTCCTGATCCTCGACGAGCCGACCAACCACCTCGACGTCGACGCCCGCGAAGCACTCGTCCAGGCCTTGAACGACTATGACGGCGCGGTCATCCTGATCAGCCACGACCGTCACATGGTCGAGCTCACCGCCGACCGCTTGGTGCTGGTCGATGACGGCCGCGCGGTCGATTATGCCGGCAGCATCGAGGATTACATCGACTTCGTGCTCGGCCGGAACCAGCCCAAGGCCGAGACCAAGCCCAAGGCGGCCAACGGCAAGTCGCGCGAGGACGCCAAGGCCCTCCGAAAGGCCGCGAGCGAAGCCGAGCAGGAAAGCCTCAAGCTTGCCGAGCAGCGTTCGGCGCTTGACCGCGCGATGTTCGATCCGACCGGCGCCGACCCGCAGCTTGCCAAGCTCTCGATGGGCGAATTGTCCAAGCGCCGTGCGAAAGTGGCCGAAGCGCTCGAGCGGGCCGAGGCGAAGTGGCTGGAGCTCAGCGAGCAACTGGAGAAGGAAGCCGCCTGA
- a CDS encoding AAA family ATPase has product MQRIMIVGQPGSGKSHLAAALGEATGLPVIHIDRIHWQPGWVERSPAEKTRLCGEAEAGERWIFEGGHSTTWPSRLARADLLVWLDRPALLRGWRVVRRAATQLGRTRPDMAEGCPERLRSLPGFIHYIVTTRHSQRRKIARLAETATCPVVLLRSDADAAALCERLRLQFATKAV; this is encoded by the coding sequence ATGCAGCGGATCATGATCGTCGGTCAGCCGGGCTCGGGGAAGAGCCACCTCGCCGCCGCACTCGGCGAGGCGACCGGGCTGCCCGTCATCCACATCGACCGGATCCACTGGCAACCGGGCTGGGTCGAGCGCAGTCCGGCAGAGAAGACCCGCCTCTGCGGCGAGGCCGAAGCGGGCGAGCGCTGGATCTTCGAGGGGGGCCACAGCACGACCTGGCCAAGCCGCCTCGCCCGCGCCGATCTGCTCGTCTGGCTCGACCGGCCCGCCTTGTTGCGCGGGTGGCGCGTGGTGAGGCGCGCGGCGACCCAGCTCGGCCGGACCCGCCCCGACATGGCCGAGGGCTGTCCCGAACGGCTCCGCTCATTGCCCGGGTTTATCCACTACATCGTGACTACCCGTCATTCGCAGCGCCGCAAGATCGCACGACTTGCCGAGACCGCGACCTGCCCGGTGGTGCTTTTGCGTTCCGATGCCGACGCCGCCGCTTTGTGCGAGCGGCTTCGCCTTCAGTTCGCCACGAAAGCCGTGTAG
- the radC gene encoding RadC family protein, with product MGDKPNGADGHRARLRHRLLDGGGDALLDHELVEYLLTLAIPRRDTKPLAKQLISSFGGLGPLLEAPPEVLRREGLSEGVIGALAIARAAALRLLETRTEARPILSSWDALGDYLQAAMAHAHVEEVRILFLNAKNVLIANEAMWRGSVDEAAVHVREVIARAIALGATAIILVHNHPSGDPTPSQQDIRLTRDIVEAGRHMKITVHDHVIVGAQGRSSLRAMGLM from the coding sequence ATGGGCGACAAGCCGAATGGCGCCGACGGGCATCGCGCGCGCCTTCGGCATCGGCTGCTGGACGGCGGCGGCGACGCATTGCTCGACCACGAGCTGGTTGAATATCTGCTGACTCTCGCAATCCCGCGCCGCGATACCAAACCATTGGCAAAGCAGCTGATTTCCTCGTTCGGCGGACTTGGGCCATTGCTCGAGGCCCCACCCGAGGTGCTCCGCCGCGAGGGGCTGAGCGAGGGCGTCATCGGCGCCCTCGCGATCGCCCGAGCGGCTGCGCTGCGCCTGCTAGAGACCCGTACCGAGGCCCGCCCGATCCTCTCGAGCTGGGATGCGCTCGGCGACTATCTCCAGGCCGCCATGGCGCACGCCCATGTCGAGGAAGTTCGGATCCTCTTCCTCAACGCCAAGAATGTGCTCATCGCGAACGAAGCGATGTGGCGAGGGTCGGTCGACGAGGCCGCGGTCCATGTACGCGAGGTGATCGCCCGCGCCATCGCGCTCGGCGCAACCGCGATCATCCTCGTCCACAATCATCCGAGCGGCGACCCGACGCCGAGCCAGCAGGACATCCGCCTCACCCGCGACATCGTCGAGGCCGGCCGCCACATGAAGATCACCGTCCACGATCATGTCATCGTCGGTGCGCAGGGCCGCTCCAGCCTGCGCGCCATGGGGCTGATGTAG